Proteins encoded by one window of Arachis ipaensis cultivar K30076 chromosome B04, Araip1.1, whole genome shotgun sequence:
- the LOC107636614 gene encoding protein FAR1-RELATED SEQUENCE 5-like, translated as MVRGWLLIKLCIVTEMDTAHLVKPSAKYACEAPDKQNDQAGIRPSKTYQALANAAGGPANLTFTEKDVRNYISRHLRIFEDETDPKELLKHFSQMKELNPNFFFEIDVDKNHSIRNVFWADAWCRDAWEYFGNVVMFDTTYKTNRYDMLFGYFVGVNHHEMSTLLGCDYCGIRTLICLLTDICGCQYFSRTNSGLA; from the exons ATGGTTAGAGGATGGTTGTTAATCAAGCTTTGCATTGTAACAGAGATGGATACCGCACATCTTGT CAAACCGTCAGCTAAGTATGCGTGTGAAGCACCTGATAAGCAAAACGACCAAGCTGGCATTAGACCGAGTAAGACGTACCAGGCACTAGCCAATGCCGCTGGTGGCCCTGCCAATCTCACCTTTACAGAGAAGGATGTTAGAAATTACATTAGTCGTCACTTACGCATTTTCGAGGATGAGACGGATCCAAAAGAGTTACTTAAACACTTCTCACAGATGAAGGAGCTCAATCCGAACTTTTTCTTTGAAATAGATGTGGACAAAAACCATAGCATTAGAAATGTGTTTTGGGCCGATGCTTGGTGTAGAGATGCATGGGAATATTTTGGTAATGTCGTGATGTTTGACACTACTTACAAGACTAATAG GTATGACATGCTGTTCGGGTATTTCGTAGGTGTCAACCACCATGAGATGTCTACGCTTCTTGGGTGCGATTATTGCGGAATAAGGACACTC ATATGTTTGCTGACTGACATATGCGGGTGCCAGTATTTTTCAAGGACGAATTCTGGGCTGGCATGA